From Chryseobacterium sp. H1D6B, a single genomic window includes:
- a CDS encoding response regulator transcription factor: protein MSISIAIVEDEKNYNNALKKVINYQNDMRVVAQFFDGNEALKKLPDISPDVVMMDIQLQDMLGIEIIEKLKKHMPGTQFIMCTSFEDDEKIFNSLKAGAAGYLIKGESMDKILSSIRDVYNGGAPMSFSIARKVLNHFERKDADVKGFDELTTREKEIVELLSQGLLYKEIAEKSFISIDTVKKHVGNIYRKLQVNNKVEAINKLNHFKN from the coding sequence ATGAGCATTTCCATTGCCATAGTAGAGGATGAAAAAAACTACAACAATGCGTTGAAGAAGGTGATCAATTATCAAAATGATATGAGAGTAGTGGCTCAGTTTTTTGATGGAAATGAAGCTTTGAAAAAATTACCAGATATTTCTCCGGATGTTGTTATGATGGATATTCAGCTGCAAGATATGCTTGGGATTGAAATTATCGAAAAGCTTAAAAAGCACATGCCGGGAACCCAGTTTATTATGTGTACCAGTTTTGAAGATGATGAAAAGATCTTCAATTCATTAAAGGCTGGTGCGGCAGGTTATCTTATCAAAGGAGAAAGTATGGATAAGATTCTTTCATCAATTCGTGATGTCTACAACGGCGGAGCTCCAATGAGTTTTTCTATTGCCAGAAAAGTTTTAAATCATTTTGAAAGAAAAGACGCTGATGTGAAAGGGTTCGATGAACTTACCACGCGCGAAAAGGAAATAGTAGAACTTCTTTCGCAGGGACTTTTGTATAAAGAAATAGCCGAGAAGAGTTTTATAAGTATTGATACGGTTAAAAAACATGTCGGAAATATCTATAGAAAACTACAAGTAAATAACAAAGTAGAAGCAATAAACAAACTTAACCATTTTAAAAACTAA
- a CDS encoding histidine kinase: MRELPFEIKFIYVTAIVLILTFAVFIIFVVLKYNKKQILYLKEKQLNAEHQNQLLQKELEKQKSIEQERERISHDMHDDLGAGISALKLQAEFLKQKASDEELKNDLDELLKTSEEMNLSMREMLWSLNSGNDTVGSFTEYAKIYAENFLKKTAVQLIVESENVLHDTPISTELRRNMFLCLKEALNNAYKHSLADTVNLTFTQKENQFLMHISDNGIGMNNEKPPGNGLRNMKRRMHEQGGKCEISSSEKGTYLFFRINI, encoded by the coding sequence ATGAGAGAACTACCGTTTGAAATAAAATTCATCTATGTTACTGCAATTGTATTAATATTAACTTTTGCGGTGTTCATTATTTTTGTTGTATTAAAATATAATAAAAAGCAAATTCTTTATTTAAAAGAAAAACAATTAAATGCAGAACACCAAAACCAGCTTCTTCAAAAGGAACTGGAAAAGCAAAAATCAATAGAGCAGGAAAGAGAACGCATCTCTCACGATATGCACGATGATCTTGGAGCGGGAATTTCAGCCCTTAAACTTCAGGCAGAATTTCTAAAGCAGAAAGCAAGCGATGAAGAATTGAAAAACGACCTGGATGAACTTCTAAAAACCTCTGAAGAAATGAATCTTTCCATGCGGGAGATGCTGTGGAGTTTAAACTCAGGAAATGATACTGTAGGCAGTTTTACTGAATATGCTAAAATATATGCAGAAAACTTTTTGAAAAAAACAGCTGTCCAGCTAATTGTTGAAAGTGAAAATGTACTGCATGATACTCCAATTTCTACAGAATTAAGACGCAATATGTTTCTCTGTTTAAAAGAAGCTTTAAATAACGCTTACAAACACAGCTTGGCAGATACTGTAAACCTTACGTTCACTCAAAAAGAAAATCAATTTTTGATGCACATTTCTGATAATGGAATCGGAATGAATAATGAGAAACCTCCTGGAAATGGACTCCGGAATATGAAAAGAAGAATGCATGAACAGGGCGGAAAATGTGAAATTTCATCTTCAGAAAAAGGAACGTATTTATTTTTTAGAATAAATATATAA
- the eno gene encoding phosphopyruvate hydratase, whose translation MSYISYIEARQILDSRGNPTVEVDVFTESGAMGRAAVPSGASTGEHEAVELRDGGSEYMGKGVLKAVENVREVIAPELVGLPVYDQNLLDQIMIDLDGTKNKGNLGANAILGVSLAAAKAAATELRMPLYKYVGGVNANTLPVPMMNVINGGSHSDAPIAFQEFMIMPVKADSFSHALRKGTEIFHSLKSILHSRGLSTAVGDEGGFAPTFKGTEDALDTLLQAIEKAGYKPGDDIMLALDCAASEFYKDGIYDYRKFQTPDAAQFTSSEQVSYLAELAAKYPIISIEDGMQENDWDGWKMLTDKIGDRVQLVGDDLFVTNVERLARGVKEGIANSILVKVNQIGSLSETMAAVQMAQHNKFTSVMSHRSGETEDSTIADLAVAMNCGQIKTGSASRSDRMAKYNQLLRIEEALGETAVFPGLDAFKIKR comes from the coding sequence ATGAGTTACATTTCTTACATTGAAGCAAGACAAATTTTAGATTCTAGAGGAAATCCTACAGTAGAAGTAGATGTATTCACAGAGAGCGGTGCAATGGGACGTGCAGCGGTACCTTCTGGAGCTTCTACAGGAGAACATGAAGCGGTAGAATTGCGTGACGGTGGTTCTGAATATATGGGGAAGGGAGTTCTTAAAGCTGTTGAGAATGTAAGAGAAGTAATTGCTCCTGAATTAGTAGGTCTTCCTGTTTATGATCAAAATCTTTTAGATCAGATTATGATTGATCTAGACGGAACAAAAAATAAAGGAAATCTTGGTGCCAATGCAATTCTTGGAGTTTCATTAGCAGCAGCGAAAGCAGCAGCAACTGAACTAAGAATGCCGTTATATAAATATGTAGGAGGTGTTAATGCGAACACTCTTCCTGTTCCTATGATGAACGTTATCAATGGAGGTTCTCACTCTGATGCTCCTATTGCATTCCAGGAATTTATGATCATGCCGGTGAAAGCAGACTCTTTCTCTCATGCATTAAGAAAAGGAACGGAGATTTTTCACAGCTTAAAATCTATTCTTCATTCAAGAGGATTATCTACTGCAGTAGGTGACGAAGGAGGTTTTGCACCTACCTTCAAAGGAACTGAAGATGCTTTGGATACTTTACTTCAAGCTATTGAAAAAGCAGGTTACAAACCTGGCGATGATATTATGCTTGCTTTAGACTGTGCTGCTTCAGAATTTTATAAGGACGGAATTTATGACTACAGAAAATTCCAGACTCCAGATGCTGCACAATTTACAAGCAGCGAGCAGGTTTCTTACCTTGCAGAATTAGCGGCAAAATATCCAATTATCTCTATTGAAGATGGAATGCAGGAAAACGATTGGGACGGATGGAAAATGCTTACAGATAAAATCGGAGACAGAGTGCAGTTAGTAGGAGATGATTTATTTGTAACCAATGTTGAAAGATTAGCAAGAGGAGTAAAAGAAGGAATTGCTAATTCAATTCTTGTAAAAGTTAATCAAATTGGATCACTTTCTGAAACAATGGCAGCCGTACAGATGGCGCAGCACAATAAGTTTACTTCAGTAATGTCTCACAGATCTGGAGAAACAGAAGACTCTACCATTGCTGATCTAGCAGTAGCAATGAACTGCGGACAGATTAAAACGGGTTCGGCTTCAAGATCAGACAGAATGGCAAAATACAATCAGTTATTAAGAATTGAAGAGGCTTTAGGTGAAACAGCAGTTTTCCCAGGTTTAGATGCCTTTAAAATTAAAAGATAA
- a CDS encoding citrate synthase, whose amino-acid sequence MSDNKVILNYDGNSYEYPIVDSTIGDRGIDISKLRDQTGLITLDLGYKNTGATISDITYLDGDQGELLYRGYPIEQIAEKSNFTEVMYLLLNGELPTQSQYTSFEGNIKQYNFIAEEMKKIIDAFPRSAHPMGVLSSLTSALTAFNPKAVNVNSKEEMDHAAELMIAKFSHLCAWTYRKTQGLPLNHGDNSLNYVENFYKMAFRLPNEEFEVNPVVVNALDKLLILHADHEQNCSTSTVRMVGSAHTGLFASISAGVSALWGPLHGGANQAVIEMLELIEKDGGDVSKYVAKAKDKNDSFRLMGFGHRVYKNFDPRAKIIKKAADDILNALGIQDKALDIAMQLEKVALEDEYFIERKLYPNVDFYSGIIYRALGIPTEMFTVMFALGRLPGWIAQWKEMRMKGDPIGRPRQVYQGAQERNYIDIANR is encoded by the coding sequence ATGTCAGACAACAAAGTTATATTGAATTACGATGGTAATTCTTATGAATATCCTATCGTGGATAGTACTATCGGAGACAGAGGGATAGATATTTCAAAACTTAGAGACCAAACAGGTTTAATTACTTTAGATTTAGGTTACAAAAATACCGGAGCTACTATCAGCGACATCACTTACTTAGACGGAGATCAAGGGGAATTGCTTTATAGAGGTTATCCTATCGAGCAGATTGCTGAGAAGTCCAACTTTACAGAAGTAATGTATCTTTTATTAAATGGTGAACTGCCTACTCAAAGCCAATACACTTCTTTTGAAGGAAACATTAAACAATATAACTTTATTGCAGAGGAGATGAAAAAAATCATCGATGCTTTCCCTCGTTCTGCTCACCCTATGGGAGTTTTATCTTCTTTAACATCTGCATTAACTGCTTTTAACCCTAAAGCTGTCAATGTAAACTCTAAAGAAGAAATGGACCACGCCGCAGAATTGATGATTGCTAAATTCTCTCACCTTTGTGCATGGACATACAGAAAAACCCAAGGACTTCCTCTTAACCACGGAGATAACAGCCTGAACTATGTAGAGAATTTCTACAAAATGGCATTCAGATTACCAAACGAGGAATTTGAAGTAAATCCAGTAGTAGTTAATGCTTTAGATAAATTATTAATTCTTCATGCTGACCACGAGCAAAACTGTTCTACTTCTACAGTAAGAATGGTAGGTTCTGCTCATACCGGTCTTTTTGCTTCTATTTCTGCAGGGGTTTCTGCACTTTGGGGGCCGCTTCACGGTGGCGCTAACCAGGCAGTAATTGAAATGCTTGAATTAATCGAAAAAGACGGAGGTGACGTTTCTAAATATGTTGCTAAAGCTAAAGATAAAAATGACAGCTTCCGTTTAATGGGCTTTGGACACAGAGTGTACAAAAACTTCGATCCAAGAGCGAAAATCATTAAAAAAGCGGCAGATGATATCCTTAATGCATTAGGAATCCAGGATAAAGCACTGGATATTGCAATGCAGTTAGAAAAAGTAGCATTGGAAGATGAATACTTCATCGAAAGAAAACTTTATCCAAACGTAGATTTCTATTCAGGAATCATCTACAGAGCATTAGGAATCCCTACAGAAATGTTTACAGTAATGTTTGCATTGGGAAGACTTCCAGGATGGATTGCTCAATGGAAAGAAATGAGAATGAAAGGAGATCCAATCGGAAGACCAAGACAGGTATATCAAGGTGCGCAGGAAAGAAATTATATTGACATCGCAAACAGATAA
- a CDS encoding helix-turn-helix domain-containing protein, which produces MTFGQQMLFFFSAIGAFNGLLLGIYLLFVKKLKYIPDFFLGLLLLMLSMRVSISVCVYFYPDLPRIIPHLGLSALFFTGPALYYYIKSSFLKEQFNFRKCRETFGILTLILGTAGLLYFVEPDIWVDYFGTFIYTVWTIFVFLSIYQYYILQRKYSKNSNQFILPVLFSNVIIFLAYQLISTGWVQIYCAGGSMVFSFVLYANFLILFNRKYNPSSIKGINKYSNKKISDQQADNFVFKLETLMDSEELYRNSNLKLSDVAVKMNISAHQLSQLLNDNLGKSFSTYINEYRINEACEKIGNGSYLKIEEIGYEVGFNSKSTFFSTFKKIKNTTPLLYKQMQIPSNPEFQSLNL; this is translated from the coding sequence ATGACTTTCGGACAACAGATGTTATTTTTCTTTAGTGCAATAGGAGCTTTTAACGGGCTTCTGCTGGGGATTTATCTTTTGTTTGTTAAAAAGCTGAAATATATTCCGGATTTCTTTTTAGGACTGCTTTTGTTAATGCTGAGTATGAGAGTCAGCATTTCTGTGTGTGTCTATTTCTATCCCGATTTACCAAGAATTATCCCTCATTTAGGGCTTTCTGCTCTGTTTTTTACGGGTCCTGCTCTGTACTATTATATAAAATCATCTTTTCTAAAGGAACAGTTCAACTTTAGAAAATGCAGAGAAACTTTTGGGATTTTAACCTTAATTCTGGGAACAGCTGGTCTTTTATATTTTGTTGAACCGGATATCTGGGTGGATTATTTTGGAACTTTTATCTATACGGTATGGACTATTTTCGTTTTTCTATCTATTTATCAATATTATATTTTACAGAGAAAATATTCCAAAAATTCTAATCAGTTCATTCTTCCTGTTTTATTCAGCAATGTCATTATTTTTTTAGCCTACCAACTCATTTCTACCGGATGGGTTCAGATATATTGTGCAGGCGGAAGTATGGTATTTTCTTTTGTACTGTATGCCAATTTTTTAATTTTATTCAATAGAAAATATAATCCGTCATCAATAAAAGGAATAAATAAATATTCCAATAAAAAGATTTCAGATCAGCAGGCAGATAATTTTGTTTTTAAGCTTGAGACATTAATGGATTCAGAAGAGCTGTATAGAAATTCCAACTTGAAATTAAGTGATGTTGCAGTGAAAATGAATATTTCAGCCCACCAGCTTTCCCAGCTGCTGAATGATAATTTAGGTAAAAGTTTCTCAACCTATATCAATGAGTACAGGATCAATGAAGCGTGTGAAAAAATTGGAAATGGTTCTTATTTGAAAATTGAAGAGATAGGATATGAAGTTGGATTTAATTCTAAATCGACTTTTTTTTCCACTTTTAAAAAGATAAAAAATACTACGCCTCTTTTATATAAACAAATGCAGATTCCTTCTAATCCTGAATTTCAGAGTCTAAATTTATAA